One stretch of Syntrophus gentianae DNA includes these proteins:
- a CDS encoding DUF3313 family protein, translating to METHPQDDRALLYVNNNAPKKTYLKFIVEPVRIYEGADHGFGDISIDDRRMMEAFTYNEMIRVISEKYTIVDTPGPDAMRIKLILVGLEETNTVMRGLTYGNPMEFAINVGSAKKDTSWARSH from the coding sequence ATGGAAACCCATCCCCAGGACGACAGGGCACTGCTCTATGTAAACAACAATGCGCCAAAAAAGACCTATTTAAAATTCATTGTTGAGCCAGTCCGAATTTATGAAGGGGCGGATCACGGCTTCGGTGATATTTCCATCGACGACCGCCGCATGATGGAAGCATTCACGTACAATGAGATGATACGGGTCATCAGCGAAAAATACACTATCGTCGACACACCAGGGCCGGATGCGATGCGGATCAAGCTCATTCTCGTCGGGCTGGAGGAGACGAACACCGTCATGAGGGGCTTGACCTACGGCAACCCAATGGAGTTTGCAATAAATGTAGGCTCTGCAAAGAAGGATACTTCATGGGCTCGATCACACTAG
- a CDS encoding ATP-binding protein, translated as EVVEERHGHASTIVTSQLPVDLWHEQIGDPTIADAILDRLVHNAHKINLSMKGESMRKKYAGLT; from the coding sequence GAGGTCGTCGAGGAAAGACATGGCCATGCCTCCACGATTGTCACCAGTCAACTCCCCGTGGATTTATGGCATGAACAAATCGGCGATCCCACAATTGCCGACGCCATCCTCGACCGGCTGGTCCATAATGCCCATAAGATCAATCTGTCGATGAAGGGGGAATCGATGAGGAAAAAATATGCCGGCTTGACCTGA